The following nucleotide sequence is from Agromyces sp. SYSU T00194.
ACGCTCGTGCTCGCCGGCTGCGCGGGCGGCGACACCGAGACCGACGACAGCGGCGCGGCCGCCGAGGGCGGTTCGCTGACCGTCTGGGTCGACTCCGAGCGGGTCGACGCCCTGCAGGGCGCAGCAGACGCCTACTCCGAGGAGACCGGCATCACGGTCGAGCTCGTCGGCAAGGACAACAACACCATCAAGGACGACTTCATCCAGCAGGTGCCGACGGGCGAGGGCCCCGACATCACCATGGGTGCGCACGACTGGCTGGGCGAGCTCTCGACCAACGGCGTCGTGGCCCCGCTCGAGCTGGGCGACAGCGCCGCGGGCTACCTGCCCGTCGCGATCGACGCGGCCACCTACGACGGCACCGTCTACATGCTCCCGTACGCGGTCGAGAACATCGCCGTGCTGCGCAACGCCGACATCGTCCCCGAGGCGGTCGGCAGCTTCGACGAGATGATCGCCGCCGGCACGGACGCCGGCCTCGACCAGCCCTTCGTCGTCGAGCAGGGTGCCGAGGGCAACCCGTACCACCTCTACCCGTTCCAGACCGCGTTCGGCGCCCCGGTGTTCGGCAGCGACGAGAACGGCTACGACGCCGACGACCTCCAGCTCGGCAACGCCGGCGGCGAGGAGTTCGCCGCCTGGCTCGCGAGCGAGGGCAAGACCGGCACCGGTGTCTTCAACACCGACATCGACGGCGAGATCGCCAAGCAGTCGTTCCTCGACGGCGAGTCGGCCTTCTGGCTGACCGGCCCGTGGAACGTCGGCAGCGCGCTCGACGCCGGCATCAACGTGGCGATCGACCCGATCCCGAGCCCGACCTCCGACGCGGCCCAGCCGTTCGCGGGCGTCAAGGGCTTCTTCCTCTCCTCGGAGAGCGAGAACAAGGTCGCGGCGAACGACTTCCTCGTGAACTACCTCGGCTCGGAGGACGTGCAGCTCGCGCTGTTCGAGGCCGGCAACATCCTGCCCGCACTGTCGGCCGCCGCCGAGACCGCCTCGAGCGACCCGATCATCGAGGGCTTCGCGACGGTCGGCCAGGACGCCGTGCCGATGCCGGCCATCCCCGCGATGGGCTCGGTCTGGCAGTACTGGGGCATCGCCGAGGCGAGCATCATCAACGGCGAGGACGCGTCCGCGACCTGGACGAAGCTCGCCGAGGACGTGCAGTCGGCGATCGACGGCTAGTTCCGATCCCGCCCGACCGGGGGCGGATGCCACGCGGCATCCGCCCCCGTTCGGGCACCAGACCCACACCGGCATCCGGGGAGATCAGCCACCATGACCATCACGACCGACGAGGGCGTCGACGGCGCACAGCGCGCGTCCGGCACGCCGCCGAAGAAGCCCACGAAGCGGCAGCGACAGGCGGCGAGCATCGCCGACGCGGCATCCGGCGGCATCGGCATGATGCTCGTGAAGATCGTCGCGCTCGGCCTGGTCGACGCGATCGCGCTCTACGCGCTGTTCGTGCTCGCCGTCAACGCCGAGTGGCTGATCGCCGCGATCGTCGCCGTCGTCACGGTGTTCGTGAACTGGGTCTACTTCTCCCGCACGCGCCTCCCGGCGAAGTACCTCACGCCGGGCGTGATCTTCCTCGTCATCTTCCAGATCTTCGTGCTGGTGTACACCAGCTACGTCGGCTTCACGAACTACGGCACGGGCCACAACGGGTCGAAGGACCAGGCCGTGGGCGCCCTCATGAGCTCGGCCCTCGAGCGCGTGCCCGACTCGCCGACCTACCCGGTCACGGTCGTCGACCGGCTGGGCGAGCTCTCGCTCGTCGTCACGGGCCCCAACGGCGGGGTCTTCATCGGCGGCGAGGAGCGCCCGCTCGAGCCGGCCTCGGGTGCGCAGCTGGAGGACGGGGTCGCGGTCGGCGTCGACGGATACACCACCCTCAGCTTCCAGGAGATCGTCGCGCGCACCGCGGAGATCACCGAGCTCGCGGTGCCGTTCTCCGACGACCCGAACGAGGGCGCCCTGCGCACCCCCGACGGGCGCAGCGCCTACCTCTATACCTCCTCGCTCGAGTACGACGAGGTCGCCGGCACCATGACCGACCTCGAGACCGGCACGGTCTACACCGACATCGGCACCGGCGCCTTCACCTCCGATGCGGGGGAGGAGCTGCTGCCGGGCTGGCAGATCACGGTCGGCTTCGACAACTACCTGCGGGCCCTCACCGACACCCGCCTCTCGGGCCCGCTCGCCTACGTCACGACGTGGACGTTCGCGTTCGCGCTCATCTCGGTGGCATCCACCTTCTTCCTGGGCCTGTTCCTCGCGATCGTCTTCAACGACATGCGGATGCGGGGGCGGAAGTTCTACCGCACGGTGCTGATCCTCCCGTACGCGGTGCCGTCGTTCCTGTCGGCGCTGGTGTGGGCCGGAATGATGAACGAGAGCTTCGGCTTCATCAACCAGGTGCTGCTCGGCGGGGCATCCGTGCCCTGGCTGACCGACCCGGTCATGGCCAAGGTGAGCGTGCTGCTGGTGAACCTGTGGCTCGGGTTCCCCTACATGTTCCTCGTCTGCACGGGCGCGCTGCAGTCCATTCCCGACGACGTGGTCGAGGCCGCGACCGTCGACGGCGCGAGGCCGTGGGGCATCTTCCGGCTCATCAAGCTGCCGCTGCTGCTGGTGACGGTCGCGCCGCTGCTGATCGCGTCGTTCGCCTTCAACTTCAACAACTTCAACATCATCTACATGCTGACCAACGGCGGGCCGCGGGACACCGGCGCGCCGATCCCGGTCGGGTACACCGACATCCTCATCACGATGGTCTACAAGGTGGCGTTCACCGGGCAGACGCGTGACTACGGATTGGCGAGCGCGTACTCGATCCTCATCTTCATCGTGGTCGCGGTCATCTCGATCATCGCGTTCCGACGCACCAAGGCACTCGAGGAGCTGAACTGATGAGCGCGCAGCAGACGAGCACGGCGACCCGGGCGATGACGACGCAGACGGGCGGGTCGGATGCCTCCGGCGGTGGCCCGCGCGACACCTCGAGCATCCCGCGGCGGCGCCCCTTCCGCTTCGGCAGGTGGTTCTTCGCGACCGGGTGGCGGCACGTCGTGGGCGTCATCGTCACGGCGTTCGCGCTGCTGCCGCTGCTGTTCGTGTTCTCGGCGTCGCTCAACCCGAAGGGCACGCTGACCGGCTCGAATGCGCTGTTCTCGGCGATCGGGCTCGACAGCTACGCGCGCATCCTCACCGACCCGCAGGTGCCGTACGCGGCCTGGTTCGGCAACACGCTCATCATCGCGAGCATCACGGCGGTGTCGACCGTGTTCCTGGGGGCGCTCGCGGCGTATTCCTTCTCGCGCATGCGGTTCACCGGGCGCCGGTTCGGGCTGATCACGATCGTGGTGATCCAGATGTTCCCCCAGCTGCTCGCGGTGGTCGCGATCTTCCTGCTGATGAGCTGGATCGGCGACCTGTTCCCCGGCATCGGCCTGAACACGCGCATCGGCCTGATCATGGTCTACCTCGGCGGCGCGCTGGGCGTGAACACGTACCTCATGTACGGGTTCTTCAACACGGTGCCGGCCTCGATCGACGAGGCCGCGAAGATCGACGGGGCGGGGCACGCGCGCATCTTCTTCACGATGATCCTGCGGCTGGCCGCGCCCATCCTCGCCGTGGTCGCGCTGCTGTCGTTCATCACCTCGGTCAACGAGTTCGTGGTCGCGAGCGTGCTGCTCATCGACACCGAGAAGCAGACCCTCGCGGTGGGCCTCACGAAGCTCGTGTCGAACCCGCGCTACGCCGACTGGAGCGCGTTCTCGGCCGGTGCCGTGATGGCCGCGCTGCCGGTCGTGGCGCTGTTCCTGTTCCTGCAGAAGTACATCGTGAGCGGGCTGACGGCGGGCAGCGTCAAGTAGCGGGCGCGCCGTCTTCGAGCGCGGGTCGGGGGCACATCGCCTCGGGTCGGCCGCGTCCCGTCGTCAGTCGGAATCGAGTTCCGCGAGCACGCCGGCGAGTCGCTCGGGGAAATCGTGCGGCGTCTGGGCGGGGAGGGCGTCGACGGGCCACCAGCGCACGTCGTCGCTCTCGTCGCTGACGATCGGCGTGGCGTCGCCTGCGGTCGTGAACGCGTAGCCGACGTCCCAGTGCGCCGTGCAGTGGCCGAACCTCGAGCTGAGCTCGTGGCGGTGCAGGTCGACCGGTGACTCGCGCAGGGGCTGGAGCGCGTGGATGCCGCTCTCCTCGCGCGCCTCGCGGAGCGCACCCGCCGCGACGGTGGCGTCCTCGGCTTCGACATGCCCGCCGACCTGCACCCAGAACTGCCCCTTGCGGTGGAAGCAGAGGAGTACGGCGGCGAGGTCGGGCGAGAACACGAACGCGCTCGCGGTGACGTGCTCGCGTCCGCCCTCGCGGCGCACCGCGTCGGCGCCGCCGTCGACGACGAACGCCAGGTAGCGCTCGCGCAGTGCGGCCTGGCCGGGGTCGAGCGGATGCCACGCTGCGAGCGTGCGTTCGAGGTCGTCGGCGAGCCGCGCGAAGTCGTGGTCGGTCACCCCGTGAGCGTACTGGGACTCCGCGTCTGCGAGGGCCCGCCTGTGCGGGCGCCGACCGCGCGAGCGCTCAGAACTGCGGTGCGTTCGGGAGCCGCGATCGTTCCGGCCGCTGCGGCACGGGTGCGCCCTGCTCCGGCGGATCGCTCGTATGGCGGCGCCCGGTGGGGGAGCGCCACTCGATGGAGCCGGGGTCCGGCCCCGGAGCGGAACTCCAGCCGGTTTCGTGTTTCAGGTGGTGGTGCTTCGGGCAGAGCATCGCGAGGTTCGTCGCATCGGTGCGCCCGCCGTGCGCCCAGTCGGCGACGTGGTCGACCTCGCACTGCTCGGCGGCGCGGCCGCACCCGGGGAAGCGGCAGGTCTCGTCGCGCGTGACGAGCGCGGCGCGCAGGTCTGACGGCACCGCGTAGCGGTCGCGGCCGATCGAGAGGCGCGCGCCCGTCTCGGGGTGGGTGAGGATGCGGATGAAGCTCGGCGCCCGCGCGGCGAGCTCGCGTGCGGTGTCCGCGTCGATCGGTCCGGCGCCGTGCAGCTCGCCCGGCTCATCGCCCGCGCCGAGCAGCGTCATGACCGGAACGGTCACGAACACCGTCGGTCGGGTGCGAGCGAACCGGCCGGTGCCGGTGGCGACAGATGTGCCCCGGGCCGCGTCGCCGCGGAGGGCGGCTTCGCCTGGCTGCGCGGATTCACCGGGCTCCGGGGCCTCCGCGCGACCGGTCAGCAGGTCGCTCAGCACGTCGGCGCGCAGCTGCGCCTCGGTGCGCTGCTCGCCCTCGATGCGGGCGAGGCCGGCGGCCGCGGCGCGCACGCGGGCGAACGCCTCGGCCGCCGGCGCCGCGGGCAGTAGCGCGTGCAGCCACGCCATGCCGTCGCGGGCGGGTTCGAGCGACACCGTGCGCTCGTCGGCCGCGCGGCAGGCGCGCTCGGCGATCGAGTCGGGATGCATGCGCTCGCGCAGGCGGCGCGCGCGGGCGTCGAAACGCGCGGGCGTGAGCCGGGCCGCGAGGGGGAGCGCCACCGACTCGAACGCCGGACGGGTCTCGGCGGGCAGGCTCAGTGCGTGGTCGATCAGGCGCTGCGCGTGGCGGTAGGAGATGGTGCCGGAGCCGAGCGATTCGAGCGTCGCGGGCAGGTCGCACACGAGCGACTCGGCCTCGTCGATGAGGCACTCGGCGGTGCGCTCGGGCAGACGCAGCGCACAGGCGACCTCGGCCACGAGCGAACGCCGCTCGAGCTCGCGCACGCGCTGTGCGGGATGCGGAGACCGGCCCGCTGCAGTGGCGGTGGCGTCCGCACACTCCTCGGCGTCGACCGCGAGGTTCGCGAGCACCTGTGCACGCTCCGCCTGCAGCGCGGCGATCTCCGCCTCGATGGCGACGAGCCGGTCGAGCGAACGATCTGCGGTCGGAGCGTCGAACGTGGCGGAGTCGAGAGTGTCGGTTTCGGCACCGGTGGCGGCCCCGGTGTCGGTGTTCGAGTCCGGCGCGTCACCGGCGACGTGCGGCGCCGCCCACGGGAACGGCAGGTCGGGCTGGACCGAGACCGGCGCGCGGTGTGGAGCGGCCGGCTCAGTGGCATCCGCCCGCCCACTCGACGACCAGCCGCACCGGCAGCTCGTAGTGCTCGGCGCGTGAGCGCCTGAGCGACTCCGCAAGCAGCAGCTCGAGCACGGAAACCGTGCGCGCGGCGAACGGCTGGTGCCCTTCGCACCCGGGGCCGCTCGCTTCCTTCATGCCTTCAGTCAAGTGGCACCCACCGACATTCGGACTGTGGCGACCGGTGGCAGTCCCGCCGGCCCGCGACGGCGTCGTGGCCGTGCTCGGGGCAGCACTCAGGGGCATCCGTCGCACCATGCCGACCCCGGTTCGGAGCACGCCTCGAGAGGTGATATCCTCTTCTGGTTGCCGACATCCGGCAGCGCGCCCCGATAGCTCAGTGGTAGAGCACTTCCATGGTAAGGAAGGGGTCGTCAGTTCAATCCTGACTCGGGGCTCGGTTCATTCGCCAGGCGGCGGATGCATCGCGGCGGGGTAGCTCAGGTGGTTAGAGCACACGGCTCATAATCGTGGTGTCGCGGGTTCGAGTCCCGCCCTCGCTACCACAGCAGAATCTCGCGGATCTGCGGCCGTTCAGGCCGAACGCAGACTGCCCTCGAGCGTGATCGTCTCTCCTCACCTCCGGCACGACATCGACCGGCTCGGCGACGCTGGCGACGCGTCCGCCGCGCAGTCTTGGGAGCATCTGAATATCCATGCGTTGCGGATGATCCGCCACGCCGCTTCCAGCCGACGCGACGGAGCGGGTGGCGGTGCTTCTCGTCGGGGCGAGTGGAATCGCATGATCGTCTATCTAGACCATACGATCGTGCTTGGATGCGGCGGCAGGGTCTCGTAGCGTCGATGCCGTGAATCACCAGTTCGAAGGCGAACAGCCTGCCCACGGCGCCCCCAAGCTCGCGACCACCGCCCCTTCGGCGAACCGAGTGCGCATCTCCGCGCCCGGTCCCGTCGGCCGAGCACCTCTGGAGATGGGCGACGCCGACGACGTCGGACAGCGCATCCAGCTCACGACGCGCTACGTCACGATCGACGGGGAACCCTGGGTGCCTGTCATGGGCGAATACCACTTCAGCCGCGATCTCCCCGAGCGCTGGGAGACCGAACTGCGCAAGATGAAGTCCGGCGGCATCAACGTCGTGGCGACCTACCTCATCTGGATCCTCCACGAGGAGATCGAGGGGAGGATCCGCTGGGACGGCCATCGTGACGTGCGCCGTTTCATCGAGACCGCCGATCGCGTGGGCCTCAAGGTCATGCTCCGGATCGGACCGTGGGCGCACGGCGAGGCACGCAACGGCGGCTTCCCCGACTGGCTTCAGGCGCTGCCGATCGCGCACCGGTCGAACGACCCCGCGTACCTGGACCTCGCCCGCCGCTGGTACTCGGCGATCGAGGAGCAGGTCCGAGGCCTGTTCCACAACGCGTCGCACCCCGCCGGCCCGATCGTCGGCGTGCAGGTCGATAACGAGCTCTACGACAACGGGCCGCACCTCGCGACCCTGCGCGACATCGCCGAGGCGACCGGGATGCGCGCCAGCCTCTGGACCGCCACCGGCTGGGGCGGCGCCGAGCTTCCGCGCGGGCGCGTGCTGCCCGTCTACGCGGGGTACTCCGACGGCTTCTGGGAGGAGTCCGACACGGGGTGGCCGGCATTCGGCGTGATGCACTTCACGTACAACACCGTTCGCGACGACCTCACCGTCGGCGCCGACCTGCGCGACGCCCCCGCGGACCTCGACGCCGTCGAGAGCCTCGGCGACGACGACCCGTGGCCGTTCGTGACCTGCGAGCTCGGCGGCGGCATGGCGATCGCGTACCACCGTCGCCCGCTGGTCGACTCGGACGACGTCGCGGCGCTCGCCCTGACGAAGGTGGGCAGCGGCTCCGCCTGGCAGGGCTACTACATGTACCACGGCGGCCACCAGGTGATCGGCGAGCTGTCGGGCACCCAGGAGTCGCACGCGACGGGCTACCCGAACGACATGCCGCGACGCGATTACGACTTCTTCGCTCCGCTGGGAGCCGAGGGGACCGAACGGACGCACTTCCACAAGCTCCGCCAGCAGCACCTGATGCTCGACGCCTTCGGGCGCACGCTCGCGACGGTGCCGGCGACGATCCCCGAGCCGGTCGAGGGCGCTCCGCGCTGGGCCGTGCGCGGCGACGGCGAGCGCGGGTTCCTCTTCGCGAACAACCACCAGCCCGCGCTCGCGGCGCTCCCGGCGCTCGAGGACGTGCAGTTCACGGTCGACTTCGACGAGACGAGTGTCACGATTCCGTGCGCGCCGTTCACCCTGGAGTCGGGCACGTACTTCGCGTGGCCGCTCCGGCAGCGTCTCGGTGCGGTCGACGCCGTCTCCGCGACCGCGCAGCTCGTCACCGAGATCGACGCGGCCGACGGGCGGGTCGTCCTGCTCGCCGAGAGCCCCGGCGCTCCCGTCGAGCTGCAGTTCGAGGGCGTCGACGCGCAGGAGGTCGGCGGCGCCCGGACCTCGCTCGTCGGGGACCTCGTCGTGGCCACGCCACTGGTCGCGCCGGGCCTCGACTGCCGGGTCACGGTGCGCGACACGACGTTCGTGATCCTCGACCCCGCTACGGCGCAGTCCGCCTGGCGCGGCGATGTCGGTGGGCGCGACACGGTCGTGCTGTGGTCCGGGAGCGGCTGGTTCGACGCGGAGGGCTTCGTGCTCGAGTCGCCGCAGGCGGCGACCGCACTCGCGACGATCCCTGCGCTCGCGGAGGGCGCCGACGGCGTAGTCGACGGCGTGTTCACGCGATACGAAGTGCCCGCCTCGGGCGTCGTCGAGCTGGAGGTGCCGCGGTTCGCGGACCCGGTTGTCGCGCCGGTACGGCGCGCCGGTTCGTCCCGGCGGCTCTCGGCCCCGACCGACGAGGACTTCGCCGGCCTCGCCGCGGTCGCGGTGGACGTCCCGTCCGAGGCGCTCGACCGGGTGGACCGGGCCGTGCTGAGCCTCGACTGGACGGGCGACGTGATCCGCGCCTACATCGGCGACACGCTCGTCGCCGACCAGTACTGGTACGGCCGTCCGCTCGAGATCGACCTCGCCCCGTATCGGTCCGAGCTGGCCGAGCACCCGCTGGAACTCAAGGCCTTCGCGTGGTCCCCCGAGGTCGGCGTCTACGTCGACCCGCGCGTTCGGCCGGCCTCGAGCGGACCGACCCTGGAGGTCCGTTCCGCGACGCTGCGCCCCATACGCACGCAGCGCTTCGCCTGACGATCCGACGGGTCCGCGTCATCCCTGCCGATGCGGACCCGTCGGGTCACCCCTTGTGGTGGGCGCGGTACGTCGTCGGGTTCACGCCGTGCACCCGACGGAAGTGCCGTGAGAAGTAGAGCGGATCGACGTACCCGACGGCCGCCGCGATCTCGGTGACCGTGAGCGAGGTCGTGTCGAGCAGCGACCGCGCGCGGGCCATCTTCAGCGACGTGTGGAACGCCCCCGGGCCGCCCCCGGTCGCCTGCCGGAACAGCGCGCTGAGGTGCGACGGGGACATCCCGACGATGGCCGCGAGCTCCGCGACCTGGATGTTGCCGTCGACGCGCGCCTCGAGGTAGCGCATCGCACGCTCGAGCGGTGAACCGTCTGCGGGCAGCACGCTGTCGGCGGCGATGCGGGTGAGCAGGTTCCAGGCGACCCCGGATGCCGCGAGCATCTGCGCCGGCGACAGGCGGCGCTCCAGCAGCGACACCAGTTCGTCGAAGAGCGCGACCACCCGGTCCAGCGACTTCAGCCGGATCACCGGCTGCGACGCGCTGAGGATGGGGCCGGTGAGCTCGGCGGCATCCGTGCCGCGCACATGCAACCACCAGATAGTCCATGGGTCGACGCCTGAGGCCTGATACTCGTGCGGTCGGTGCGCCGGGATCACGATGCTCGCCCCGGGAGCGAGCGAGTAGGTCTCCGCCCCCATCCGGACGACGCCCGCGCCGGCCACGCACAGGATGACGATCGTCTCGTTCGCGCCCGTCGCCCGTATCCGACGATGGCCACCGGCCGCAGGGAAGTAGCCCGCGTCCGTGACCGTCAGGCGACGGGTTCCCGGTCGGTCGAGCGCCGCCTCCACCTGCGGGCGGGGAATGACGCAGAGCCGCTGGTGCTCGAATCCGTCCATTCGGTAGTGCGGCGGCGCTTCGATCAGTGTTTCGTCCATAACCTTCCTCGATCTCACCATACCGCCGTGTCGGCGCTCCTTCTAGCGTCGAGTGATGAGCGTTGCCGCTCGCGAAGTACGCACCCCCGCGCCCGCGCGCGGCCGATCCCATGGAGGTCAGCGATGACCGCTGAACGGACCGACCCCG
It contains:
- a CDS encoding sugar ABC transporter substrate-binding protein, yielding MKVNKKGLLAGGAFAIGATLVLAGCAGGDTETDDSGAAAEGGSLTVWVDSERVDALQGAADAYSEETGITVELVGKDNNTIKDDFIQQVPTGEGPDITMGAHDWLGELSTNGVVAPLELGDSAAGYLPVAIDAATYDGTVYMLPYAVENIAVLRNADIVPEAVGSFDEMIAAGTDAGLDQPFVVEQGAEGNPYHLYPFQTAFGAPVFGSDENGYDADDLQLGNAGGEEFAAWLASEGKTGTGVFNTDIDGEIAKQSFLDGESAFWLTGPWNVGSALDAGINVAIDPIPSPTSDAAQPFAGVKGFFLSSESENKVAANDFLVNYLGSEDVQLALFEAGNILPALSAAAETASSDPIIEGFATVGQDAVPMPAIPAMGSVWQYWGIAEASIINGEDASATWTKLAEDVQSAIDG
- a CDS encoding ABC transporter permease subunit, whose translation is MTITTDEGVDGAQRASGTPPKKPTKRQRQAASIADAASGGIGMMLVKIVALGLVDAIALYALFVLAVNAEWLIAAIVAVVTVFVNWVYFSRTRLPAKYLTPGVIFLVIFQIFVLVYTSYVGFTNYGTGHNGSKDQAVGALMSSALERVPDSPTYPVTVVDRLGELSLVVTGPNGGVFIGGEERPLEPASGAQLEDGVAVGVDGYTTLSFQEIVARTAEITELAVPFSDDPNEGALRTPDGRSAYLYTSSLEYDEVAGTMTDLETGTVYTDIGTGAFTSDAGEELLPGWQITVGFDNYLRALTDTRLSGPLAYVTTWTFAFALISVASTFFLGLFLAIVFNDMRMRGRKFYRTVLILPYAVPSFLSALVWAGMMNESFGFINQVLLGGASVPWLTDPVMAKVSVLLVNLWLGFPYMFLVCTGALQSIPDDVVEAATVDGARPWGIFRLIKLPLLLVTVAPLLIASFAFNFNNFNIIYMLTNGGPRDTGAPIPVGYTDILITMVYKVAFTGQTRDYGLASAYSILIFIVVAVISIIAFRRTKALEELN
- a CDS encoding sugar ABC transporter permease → MTTQTGGSDASGGGPRDTSSIPRRRPFRFGRWFFATGWRHVVGVIVTAFALLPLLFVFSASLNPKGTLTGSNALFSAIGLDSYARILTDPQVPYAAWFGNTLIIASITAVSTVFLGALAAYSFSRMRFTGRRFGLITIVVIQMFPQLLAVVAIFLLMSWIGDLFPGIGLNTRIGLIMVYLGGALGVNTYLMYGFFNTVPASIDEAAKIDGAGHARIFFTMILRLAAPILAVVALLSFITSVNEFVVASVLLIDTEKQTLAVGLTKLVSNPRYADWSAFSAGAVMAALPVVALFLFLQKYIVSGLTAGSVK
- a CDS encoding NUDIX hydrolase — encoded protein: MTDHDFARLADDLERTLAAWHPLDPGQAALRERYLAFVVDGGADAVRREGGREHVTASAFVFSPDLAAVLLCFHRKGQFWVQVGGHVEAEDATVAAGALREAREESGIHALQPLRESPVDLHRHELSSRFGHCTAHWDVGYAFTTAGDATPIVSDESDDVRWWPVDALPAQTPHDFPERLAGVLAELDSD
- a CDS encoding HNH endonuclease signature motif containing protein gives rise to the protein MLANLAVDAEECADATATAAGRSPHPAQRVRELERRSLVAEVACALRLPERTAECLIDEAESLVCDLPATLESLGSGTISYRHAQRLIDHALSLPAETRPAFESVALPLAARLTPARFDARARRLRERMHPDSIAERACRAADERTVSLEPARDGMAWLHALLPAAPAAEAFARVRAAAAGLARIEGEQRTEAQLRADVLSDLLTGRAEAPEPGESAQPGEAALRGDAARGTSVATGTGRFARTRPTVFVTVPVMTLLGAGDEPGELHGAGPIDADTARELAARAPSFIRILTHPETGARLSIGRDRYAVPSDLRAALVTRDETCRFPGCGRAAEQCEVDHVADWAHGGRTDATNLAMLCPKHHHLKHETGWSSAPGPDPGSIEWRSPTGRRHTSDPPEQGAPVPQRPERSRLPNAPQF
- a CDS encoding beta-galactosidase, coding for MGDADDVGQRIQLTTRYVTIDGEPWVPVMGEYHFSRDLPERWETELRKMKSGGINVVATYLIWILHEEIEGRIRWDGHRDVRRFIETADRVGLKVMLRIGPWAHGEARNGGFPDWLQALPIAHRSNDPAYLDLARRWYSAIEEQVRGLFHNASHPAGPIVGVQVDNELYDNGPHLATLRDIAEATGMRASLWTATGWGGAELPRGRVLPVYAGYSDGFWEESDTGWPAFGVMHFTYNTVRDDLTVGADLRDAPADLDAVESLGDDDPWPFVTCELGGGMAIAYHRRPLVDSDDVAALALTKVGSGSAWQGYYMYHGGHQVIGELSGTQESHATGYPNDMPRRDYDFFAPLGAEGTERTHFHKLRQQHLMLDAFGRTLATVPATIPEPVEGAPRWAVRGDGERGFLFANNHQPALAALPALEDVQFTVDFDETSVTIPCAPFTLESGTYFAWPLRQRLGAVDAVSATAQLVTEIDAADGRVVLLAESPGAPVELQFEGVDAQEVGGARTSLVGDLVVATPLVAPGLDCRVTVRDTTFVILDPATAQSAWRGDVGGRDTVVLWSGSGWFDAEGFVLESPQAATALATIPALAEGADGVVDGVFTRYEVPASGVVELEVPRFADPVVAPVRRAGSSRRLSAPTDEDFAGLAAVAVDVPSEALDRVDRAVLSLDWTGDVIRAYIGDTLVADQYWYGRPLEIDLAPYRSELAEHPLELKAFAWSPEVGVYVDPRVRPASSGPTLEVRSATLRPIRTQRFA
- a CDS encoding helix-turn-helix domain-containing protein, producing the protein MDETLIEAPPHYRMDGFEHQRLCVIPRPQVEAALDRPGTRRLTVTDAGYFPAAGGHRRIRATGANETIVILCVAGAGVVRMGAETYSLAPGASIVIPAHRPHEYQASGVDPWTIWWLHVRGTDAAELTGPILSASQPVIRLKSLDRVVALFDELVSLLERRLSPAQMLAASGVAWNLLTRIAADSVLPADGSPLERAMRYLEARVDGNIQVAELAAIVGMSPSHLSALFRQATGGGPGAFHTSLKMARARSLLDTTSLTVTEIAAAVGYVDPLYFSRHFRRVHGVNPTTYRAHHKG